In one window of Candidatus Margulisiibacteriota bacterium DNA:
- a CDS encoding potassium-transporting ATPase subunit KdpA (catalyzes the hydrolysis of ATP coupled with the exchange of hydrogen and potassium ions): MFTITMLVQLGVFLSILTFVAYFLGEYMAKVFSGQRTWMSFILRPIENLCYRLFGVDENEEMNWKTYVVSFVVFNVIGIVVLFLLQLLQHLLPLNPQKLGSIRWDSALNTAVSFVTNTNWQSYVPESTMSYLTQMLGLAVQNFLSAAVGIAAVMAFIRGFIRKTTTDIGNFWVDTTRAVLYVLLPFAFVFSLVLVSQGVIQNFSPYVAAHTLEGNQQIIAQGPVASQLAIKMLGTNGGGFFNANSSHPYENPTPMTDYLEILGLLVITVALPFAFGALLGKRKQGWAIFAVMMTLYLAGLSIALWSEFHGNPLLTNLGVEHGLNMEGKEVRFGPLASVVFAHSTTVTSCGAVNTMHDSFMPITGLILLFNMFIGEVVFGGVGVGLIGILHYAILAMFLVGLMIGRTPEIFGKKLEPYEMVMAVIALIVPSIVQLGFAAIAVSTTFGLSSLNNAGPHGLSEILYAFGSAAGNNGSAFAGLNANTVFYNLVLAFTILVGRFGTIIPALAIAGSLVKKKNVPEVAQFPTASPLFVFILIGVIIIVGALTFFPVLVLGPFLEHLFISAGVTF; the protein is encoded by the coding sequence ATGTTTACCATAACAATGTTAGTTCAATTAGGAGTGTTTTTGTCGATATTAACTTTCGTCGCTTATTTTCTCGGGGAATACATGGCAAAGGTTTTTTCCGGGCAGCGCACCTGGATGTCATTTATTCTCCGGCCTATAGAGAACCTATGTTATCGTCTTTTCGGAGTCGATGAAAACGAAGAGATGAACTGGAAAACTTATGTGGTGAGCTTTGTTGTTTTTAATGTCATCGGTATCGTAGTTCTTTTTTTGCTGCAACTGTTACAACATTTGCTCCCGCTCAATCCTCAAAAATTAGGTTCTATTCGTTGGGATAGTGCACTTAATACGGCGGTTTCGTTCGTAACAAATACCAACTGGCAGTCGTATGTTCCGGAATCGACCATGAGCTATCTGACGCAAATGCTTGGACTTGCTGTTCAAAACTTTCTTTCAGCAGCTGTGGGTATTGCTGCTGTTATGGCTTTCATTAGAGGATTCATTCGGAAAACAACAACTGATATTGGCAATTTCTGGGTTGATACGACCCGAGCTGTTCTCTATGTTTTGCTTCCTTTCGCCTTTGTTTTTTCTCTGGTTTTAGTGTCCCAGGGAGTTATCCAGAATTTTAGTCCTTATGTAGCGGCACATACGCTTGAAGGAAATCAACAAATAATCGCACAGGGACCTGTAGCGTCTCAGCTGGCCATAAAAATGCTAGGAACAAACGGCGGCGGGTTTTTTAATGCTAATTCGAGCCATCCTTATGAAAATCCGACTCCAATGACAGATTATCTTGAGATTCTGGGGCTTTTAGTTATCACTGTCGCATTGCCGTTTGCTTTTGGAGCACTTCTGGGAAAACGAAAACAGGGATGGGCAATCTTTGCGGTAATGATGACCCTCTACCTGGCAGGATTAAGTATCGCTTTATGGTCTGAATTCCATGGCAATCCCTTGCTTACCAACCTGGGCGTTGAGCATGGTCTGAATATGGAAGGAAAAGAAGTTCGGTTCGGGCCGTTAGCTTCTGTTGTTTTTGCTCACTCGACGACTGTAACCTCGTGTGGTGCGGTTAATACGATGCATGATAGTTTCATGCCGATAACGGGCCTTATTCTCCTCTTTAATATGTTTATCGGCGAAGTTGTTTTCGGGGGTGTTGGCGTCGGTCTGATCGGGATACTACATTATGCTATTTTAGCCATGTTCCTTGTCGGCCTGATGATAGGTCGAACTCCAGAAATATTCGGTAAAAAACTTGAACCGTACGAGATGGTGATGGCTGTCATTGCTCTTATCGTGCCATCTATTGTACAACTTGGTTTTGCTGCAATTGCGGTGTCAACGACCTTTGGTCTGTCCAGCTTGAATAACGCCGGACCACATGGATTGTCCGAAATACTGTATGCTTTTGGCTCTGCGGCAGGGAATAATGGTTCGGCTTTTGCCGGGCTAAACGCAAATACTGTTTTTTATAACCTGGTCCTCGCGTTCACTATTCTTGTAGGACGATTTGGAACCATCATTCCTGCCCTGGCAATAGCAGGCTCGCTGGTAAAGAAAAAAAATGTGCCGGAAGTGGCACAGTTCCCGACTGCTTCTCCATTATTTGTTTTCATTCTGATTGGCGTTATCATTATTGTTGGTGCGCTTACGTTTTTTCCGGTTCTGGTATTAGGCCCTTTCCTGGAACACCTGTTTATTTCAGCGGGAGTGACTTTTTAA